The following are from one region of the Myotis daubentonii chromosome 2, mMyoDau2.1, whole genome shotgun sequence genome:
- the LOC132226292 gene encoding small ribosomal subunit protein mS25-like, translating to MPMKGRFRIRRTLQYLGQGDVVFKDTVKVMTVNYNTHGKLGEGARKFVFFNIPQIQYKNPWVQIIMFKNMTPSPFLRFYLDTGEQVLVDVETKSNKEIMEHIKKILGKNEETLKQEEQEKKQLSHPAHFGPRKYCLRKCICEVEGQVPCPALVPLPKEMTGKYKATLKASAQD from the coding sequence ATGCCCATGAAAGGCCGCTTCCGGATTCGCCGCACCCTGCAGTACCTGGGCCAGGGGGACGTGGTGTTCAAGGACACGGTGAAGGTCATGACGGTGAATTACAACACGCACGGGAAGCTGGGCGAAGGCGCCAGGAAATTTGTGTTTTTCAACATACCTCAAATCCAATACAAAAACCCTTGGGTGCAGATCATAATGTTTAAGAACATGACACCATCACCCTTCCTTCGATTCTATTTAGATACTGGTGAGCAGGTTCTCGTGGATGTAGAGACCAAGAGCAATAAAGAGATCATGGAGCACATCAAAAAAATCCTGGGGAAGAATGAGGAAACCCTCAAGCAAGAAGAGCAGGAGAAAAAGCAGCTTTCTCATCCAGCCCACTTTGGACCTCGAAAGTATTGCCTGCGGAAGTGCATCTGTGAGGTGGAAGGGCAGGTGCCCTGCCCGGCCCTGGTGCCCTTACCCAAGGAGATGACAGGGAAGTACAAAGCAACTCTGAAAGCCAGTGCCCAGGACTAA